The Drosophila biarmipes strain raj3 chromosome 2L, RU_DBia_V1.1, whole genome shotgun sequence genome has a window encoding:
- the LOC108033818 gene encoding epidermal growth factor-like protein isoform X1, giving the protein MSPLLRSLCLHSGLLVLFLCVLQAVELQLHEQQLQQQKDEQLRLREQQRQRDLQREHEALQRRLSSSTTSRKPYIIPNGLSLPRRGEHPDKCYREVPAVFFQYDKEVKIVGNSTTNPHFNVIEVCCKGWRRYEYDWSQCVPDCGERCQENGFCLAGGICKCFPDFVLNYRNNCVPTCPLGCPHGRCYLNGTCRCDQGYELDGSRRFCQPQCNATCGHNEVCLEPGKCSCAEGYARGLRESAALGCQPICIPDCGYGHCVRPNQCECFPGYLKRQNSVSCEIECYLRCENGFCANRTTCVCQNGYRYDHNTTSCLPDCGDNCENGVCISPGNCRCFKGYVRNREKCEAVCDGGCGFYGKCIAPNVCGCALVPGPERSYQRCEFGLCNSIGRCRCQVGMTRFIDRCMSPDTVTTYASMNPVKVNASLIQEFNLLLGRHFNLTTLSDMWWL; this is encoded by the exons ATGTCGCCACTGCTGCGCTCTTTGTGCCTCCACTCGGGGCTCCTGGTCCTGTTCCTCTGCGTTCTGCAGGCCGTCGAGCTGCAACTCCACgaacagcagctgcagcagcagaaggaCGAGCAGTTGCGCCTGCGcgagcagcagcgccagcggGATCTGCAGCGGGAGCACGAGGCTCTCCAGCGACGCCTCTCGTCCTCGACCACCAGCCGGAAGCCCTACATTATCCCCAACGGATTATCGCTGCCCCGGAGGGGGGAACATCCGGACAAGTGCTACCGGGAAGTGCC GGCCGTGTTCTTCCAGTACGACAAGGAGGTGAAGATCGTGGGCAACAGCACCACCAACCCGCACTTCAACGTGATCGAGGTGTGCTGCAAGGGCTGGCGGCGCTACGAGTACGATTGGAGCCAGTGCGTCCCCGACTGCGGGGAGCGTTGCCAGGAGAACGGCTTCTGCTTGGCGGGCGGCATCTGCAAGTGCTTCCCGGACTTTGTGCTCAACTACCGCAACAACTGTGTGCCCACCTGTCCGCTGGGCTGTCCGCATGGCCGCTGCTACCTGAACGGCACCTGCCGCTGCGATCAGGGCTATGAACTGGACGGATCGCGAAGGTTCTGCCAGCCGCAGTGCAATGCCACCTGCGGCCACAACGAGGTCTGCTTGGAGCCGGGCAAGTGCTCCTGTGCCGAGGGATATGCCCGCGGGCTGAGGGAGTCCGCCGCCTTGGGATGCCAACCCATCTGCATTCCCGACTGCGGGTACGGCCACTGCGTCCGGCCGAACCAATGCGAGTGCTTCCCCGGATACCTGAAACGGCAAAACAGCGTCTCCTGCGAGATCGAGTGCTACTT GCGCTGTGAGAATGGCTTCTGTGCGAACAGGACGACGTGCGTGTGCCAGAATGGGTATCGCTATGACCACAATACGACGAGCTGTCTGCCGGACTGCGGGGACAACTGTGAGAACGGGGTCTGCATCTCGCCGGGCAACTGCCGCTGCTTCAAGGGCTACGTCCGGAACCGGGAGAAGTGCGAGGCGGTCTGCGACGGAGGATGCGGCTTCTACGGCAAGTGCATAGCGCCAAATGTGTGCGGATGTGCCCTGGTCCCGGGTCCGGAACGAAGCTACCAACGCTGCGAGTTCGGGCTGTGCAACTCCATAGGGCGATGTCGCTGCCAGGTGGGAATGACGCGCTTCATCGACCGGTGCATGTCCCCCGATACGGTCACCACTTACGCCTCCATGAATCCCGTCAAGGTGAACGCTTCGCTGATCCAGGAGTTCAATCTGCTGCTGGGCAGGCACTTCAACCTGACCACTCTCAGCGACATGTGGTGGCTGTGA
- the LOC108033818 gene encoding epidermal growth factor-like protein isoform X2: MAVFFQYDKEVKIVGNSTTNPHFNVIEVCCKGWRRYEYDWSQCVPDCGERCQENGFCLAGGICKCFPDFVLNYRNNCVPTCPLGCPHGRCYLNGTCRCDQGYELDGSRRFCQPQCNATCGHNEVCLEPGKCSCAEGYARGLRESAALGCQPICIPDCGYGHCVRPNQCECFPGYLKRQNSVSCEIECYLRCENGFCANRTTCVCQNGYRYDHNTTSCLPDCGDNCENGVCISPGNCRCFKGYVRNREKCEAVCDGGCGFYGKCIAPNVCGCALVPGPERSYQRCEFGLCNSIGRCRCQVGMTRFIDRCMSPDTVTTYASMNPVKVNASLIQEFNLLLGRHFNLTTLSDMWWL, encoded by the exons AT GGCCGTGTTCTTCCAGTACGACAAGGAGGTGAAGATCGTGGGCAACAGCACCACCAACCCGCACTTCAACGTGATCGAGGTGTGCTGCAAGGGCTGGCGGCGCTACGAGTACGATTGGAGCCAGTGCGTCCCCGACTGCGGGGAGCGTTGCCAGGAGAACGGCTTCTGCTTGGCGGGCGGCATCTGCAAGTGCTTCCCGGACTTTGTGCTCAACTACCGCAACAACTGTGTGCCCACCTGTCCGCTGGGCTGTCCGCATGGCCGCTGCTACCTGAACGGCACCTGCCGCTGCGATCAGGGCTATGAACTGGACGGATCGCGAAGGTTCTGCCAGCCGCAGTGCAATGCCACCTGCGGCCACAACGAGGTCTGCTTGGAGCCGGGCAAGTGCTCCTGTGCCGAGGGATATGCCCGCGGGCTGAGGGAGTCCGCCGCCTTGGGATGCCAACCCATCTGCATTCCCGACTGCGGGTACGGCCACTGCGTCCGGCCGAACCAATGCGAGTGCTTCCCCGGATACCTGAAACGGCAAAACAGCGTCTCCTGCGAGATCGAGTGCTACTT GCGCTGTGAGAATGGCTTCTGTGCGAACAGGACGACGTGCGTGTGCCAGAATGGGTATCGCTATGACCACAATACGACGAGCTGTCTGCCGGACTGCGGGGACAACTGTGAGAACGGGGTCTGCATCTCGCCGGGCAACTGCCGCTGCTTCAAGGGCTACGTCCGGAACCGGGAGAAGTGCGAGGCGGTCTGCGACGGAGGATGCGGCTTCTACGGCAAGTGCATAGCGCCAAATGTGTGCGGATGTGCCCTGGTCCCGGGTCCGGAACGAAGCTACCAACGCTGCGAGTTCGGGCTGTGCAACTCCATAGGGCGATGTCGCTGCCAGGTGGGAATGACGCGCTTCATCGACCGGTGCATGTCCCCCGATACGGTCACCACTTACGCCTCCATGAATCCCGTCAAGGTGAACGCTTCGCTGATCCAGGAGTTCAATCTGCTGCTGGGCAGGCACTTCAACCTGACCACTCTCAGCGACATGTGGTGGCTGTGA
- the LOC108033822 gene encoding epidermal growth factor-like protein 8, with protein sequence MHLTSTLVGLLIVGLGLELPTPTVAQFWKTEDPISVWRRETLAQRPSGICYKTRTVDTVNPNSRLRQISYCCDGYVNEGTTQILKCVPVCREDCSNGLCVTPGECECAPGYFRKNGRCRYGLDDQQ encoded by the exons ATGCACTTGACATCCACGCTGGTTGGCCTTCTTATCGTCGGTCTGGGCCTCGAGCTGCCCACTCCCACCGTCGCCCAGTTCTGGAAGACGGAGGATCCCATCTCCGTGTGGCGACGTGAGACCCTGGCCCAAAGACCCTCAGGGATCTGCTACAAGACGCGCAC TGTGGATACCGTCAATCCGAATTCCAGACTCCGACAGATCTCCTACTGCTGCGATGGCTATGTGAATGAAGGAACCACCCAGATCCTGAAGTGTGTGCCCGTCTGCAGGGAGGACTGCTCGAATGGGTTGTGCGTAACGCCCGGAGAGTGCGAGTGTGCTCCGGGATACTTCCGGAAAAACGGAAGGTGTCGTTATGGGTTGGATGAtcagcaataa
- the LOC108033819 gene encoding epidermal growth factor-like protein — protein sequence MRSSCQLLTLAVLLAICSLGHGQFKTSGIKTRQPPSGNLQLAGNSSEYAQSGFGWSSYNQSSYGWNSQNQSNYAWNSQNHVGQGSSGFVPAETYQPATLPPLYGHYVQAVTPPPHRAQVLDETALFINKTRSGMASGVCFKDVPTASLVRNSRDQFVGNGTTPDTSRIQVCCEGYERNPHIWRRCEPICADGCHNGICTAPDTCVCIPGHVRTAEGKCISTCPLGCGNGVCDERNECKCREGYSLEPESRKYCQPECKPGCSFGRCVAPNKCACLEGYRLAADGSCEPVCDSCENGRCTAPGHCNCNGGYLKLQGRCEPICSIPCKNGRCIGPDICECTSGFEWDRKSGECLPKCDLPCLNGVCVGNNQCECKTGYVRDEHQRNICQPHCPQGCLNGFCSAPNFCICRPGFIKSGIKGRQTCQAV from the exons ATGAGGTCATCGTGTCAGCTGCTAACCCTGGCTGTGCTGCTGGCCATCTGTTCCCTGGGCCACGGACAATTCAAGACCTCCGGCATCAAGACGCGCCAGCCGCCATCGGGAAACCTGCAGCTTGCAGGAAACAGTAGTGAGTACGCCCAGAGCGGCTTCGGCTGGAGCAGCTACAACCAGAGCAGCTATGGCTGGAACAGCCAGAACCAGAGCAACTACGCCTGGAACAGCCAGAACCATGTGGGCCAGGGATCCAGTGGATTCGTACCCGCCGAGACATACCAACCCGCCACCCTGCCGCCGCTTTATGGGCACTACGTGCAGGCGGTGACTCCACCGCCTCATCGGGCCCAAGTCCTCGATGAGACGGCCCTGTTCATCAACAAAACCCGATCTGGAATGGCCAGCGGGGTGTGCTTCAAGGATGTTCC AACCGCCTCGCTCGTCCGCAACTCGCGGGATCAGTTTGTGGGCAACGGCACCACTCCGGACACGAGTCGCATCCAAGTCTGCTGCGAGGGCTACGAGCGGAATCCGCACATTTGGCGCCGCTGCGAGCCGATTTGCGCCGACGGTTGCCACAATGGAATCTGCACGGCTCCGGACACCTGTGTCTGCATCCCCGGCCACGTGCGCACCGCCGAGGGCAAGTGCATCTCCACCTGCCCCCTGGGCTGCGGCAACGGGGTGTGCGATGAGAGGAACGAGTGCAAGTGCCGCGAGGGATACTCCCTGGAGCCGGAGAGTCGCAAGTACTGCCAGCCGGAGTGCAAGCCCGGCTGCTCCTTCGGACGCTGTGTGGCGCCCAACAAGTGCGCCTGCTTGGAGGGCTACCGCCTGGCCGCCGACGGATCCTGCGAACCGGTCTGCGACAGCTGCGAGAACGGCAGGTGCACGGCTCCGGGgcactgcaactgcaacggcGGCTATCTCAAGCTCCAAGGCCGCTGTGAGCCCATCTGCTCCAT ACCCTGCAAGAACGGACGCTGCATTGGCCCGGACATCTGTGAGTGCACTTCCGGATTCGAGTGGGACCGGAAGTCCGGCGAGTGTCTGCCGAAGTGTGACCTGCCTTGCCTCAACGGCGTCTGTGTGGGCAACAACCAGTGCGAGTGCAAGACAGGATACGTGAGGGACGAGCACCAGCGCAACATCTGCCAGCCCCACTGCCCCCAGGGATGCCTGAATGGCTTCTGCAGTGCCCCCAACTTCTGCATCTGCAGGCCGGGCTTCATCAAGAGCGGCATCAAGGGACGCCAGACCTGCCAGGCCGTCTAG
- the LOC108033820 gene encoding epidermal growth factor-like protein yields the protein MQFSGLLAAFTALLVVLPVLIEGASTELYGDIENTEYGEFESLSQTRENQQHLCHREVPTVFFQTEKDWPVRGNGSTIYYHRIEVCCAGYRRDVYSQDCVPDCSASSPDNCRNGFCRSPGNCECFAEFVRNEHGACIHTCPIACQNGRCYLNGTCACHQGFVLDQETRKFCRPQCSQTCATHEECVAPGQCDCSPGYRRTEELGCQPVCAPDCGFGKCVAPNQCECFAGFIKRPNRNVCEAECYLKCENGFCESRYKCHCREGYRYNLNTTSCLPECTDNCGQGNGVCIAPGVCRCFGGYEAHGADCRPKCERSCGKYGRCVAPEICGCGQGQQHCRRGSCDDVEHCSCPAGETHFIDRCLKPEHLSQQLNTIEKRRHFNRQLAYEFNALIGRLFDF from the exons ATGCAATTCAGTGGACTGTTGGCGGCGTTTACGGCTCTGCTGGTGGTACTTCCTGTCCTGATTGAGGGCGCCTCCACCGAGCTTTACGGGGATATCGAAAATACGGAGTACGGCGAGTTTGAGTCCCTAAGTCAAACCCGCGAGAACCAACAGCATCTTTGCCATCGCGAGGTGCC AACTGTGTTTTTCCAAACCGAGAAGGATTGGCCGGTGCGCGGCAATGGTTCGACGATCTACTACCATCGCATAGAGGTCTGTTGCGCGGGTTACCGTCGGGATGTGTACTCCCAGGACTGTGTTCCGGATTGCTCCGCATCCTCTCCGGACAATTGCCGCAATGGATTTTGCCGCAGTCCTGGAAACTGCGAGTGCTTCGCCGAGTTTGTACGCAACGAGCATGGCGCCTGCATCCACACCTGTCCGATTGCCTGCCAGAACGGCAGGTGCTATCTGAATGGCACCTGTGCCTGCCACCAGGGCTTTGTCCTGGATCAGGAAACGCGCAAGTTCTGCCGGCCCCAGTGCTCGCAGACCTGTGCCACCCACGAGGAGTGTGTGGCGCCCGGGCAGTGCGACTGCTCCCCCGGCTACCGGAGGACGGAGGAACTGGGATGCCAGCCTGTCTGCGCTCCGGACTGCGGGTTCGGCAAGTGTGTGGCGCCCAACCAGTGCGAGTGCTTCGCGGGCTTCATCAAACGACCGAACCGGAATGTCTGCGAGGCTGAGTGCTACCT AAAATGCGAGAATGGGTTCTGTGAGTCGAGATACAAGTGCCACTGCCGGGAGGGATATCGCTACAACCTGAACACCACCAGTTGCCTGCCCGAGTGCACCGACAATTGTGGCCAAGGGAATGGGGTGTGCATTGCGCCCGGAGTGTGTCGCTGCTTTGGAGGCTACGAGGCCCACGGTGCCGACTGTCGGCCCAAGTGTGAGAG ATCCTGTGGCAAGTACGGTCGGTGTGTGGCTCCCGAGATCTGCGGCTGTGGTCAGGGGCAACAGCACTGCCGGCGTGGCAGCTGCGATGATGTGGAGCACTGCAGCTGTCCTGCTGGGGAGACGCACTTCATCGATCGCTGCCTGAAGCCCGAGCACCTCAGCCAGCAACTCAACACCATCGAAAAGAGAAGGCACTTTAATCGCCAGCTGGCCTACGAGTTTAATGCCCTGATCGGACGtctatttgatttttga
- the LOC108033398 gene encoding uncharacterized protein LOC108033398 isoform X1, translating to MKRERSLRTLFLLLVFVIPLGSGQNSSLKINTNLKDIEAGALALPSIQGPGNICIREEPYLEVVQVPEMQPVRVRTSSWCMEIPPRCATYKTEMREVMRVQKLNKTRTVRFCCQGYEGNLSDSQATCKPICRGGCGRGSCVMPDSCSCEEGYVGKHCTQRCDHDRWGLDCKNPCQCQNGAACDNKSGLCHCLAGWTGQFCEQPCPQGTHGIMCRKACDCDEKPCNPQTGACIPQDHPLELNVSHVIVETVNSTLEKMGIIPRANTPPTTPEVIVIKQPAGQENAQPAPKIIVHQSGSELLENLHSAAAAGVPTPEIIHVITNGITSPQEHLAGFVGGNSNSGQAAAADHQSGLVTTLVSVMLLLLIAIAAGSLYVYRRYHHKNSAVYNANGTVTTLPANPEVVLTEAAALGKNFHEPLPEPPVVFAVTPHSNEAQPELYDTPSNNSSIKTPPYAYARKESLYSVVSPKSRKGSLDSHLYDEIRYHQQQHHLHQHHPRSHQNVQHSTTASAFLPARPASDQFSNGGHHPHQRSHHVTHLIIPPQNSNFLQVPAQITAKRIAHL from the exons ATGAAACGGGAAAGGTCCCTAAGGACACTGTTCCTGCTCCTGGTATTCGTTATACCACTGGGCTCCGGGCAAAACAGCAGCCTGAAGATCAACACGAACCTGAAGGACATCGAAGCCGGCGCCCTGGCCCTGCCCTCGATCCAGGGGCCGGGCAACATCTGCATCCGCGAGGAGCCCTACCTGGAGGTGGTCCAGGTGCCGGAGATGCAGCCGGTGCGCGTGCGCACCTCCAGTTGGTGCATGGAGATCCCGCCGAGGTGCGCCACCTACAAGACGGAAATGCGCGAGGTGATGAGGGTCCAG AAACTGAACAAGACGCGAACAGTGCGCTTTTGCTGCCAGGGCTACGAGGGAAACCTCTCCGACAGCCAAGCCACCTGTAAGCCCATTTGTCGCGGcggctgtgggcgtggcagttgCGTAATGCCCGACTCCTGCAGCTGCGAGGAGGGCTACGTGGGCAAACATTGCACTCAAC GCTGTGATCACGATCGCTGGGGCTTGGACTGCAAGAATCCCTGCCAATGCCAAAATGGAGCAGCCTGTGACAACAAGTCTGGACTGTGTCACTGCCTGGCAGGTTGGACAGGGCAGTT TTGCGAACAGCCCTGTCCCCAGGGAACCCATGGCATTATGTGCCGCAAGGCCTGCGATTGCGACGAGAAGCCGTGCAATCCACAAACGGGTGCCTGCATCCCTCAGGACCATCCGCTGGAGCTGAATGTGAGCCACGTCATCGTGGAGACCGTCAACTCCACGCTGGAGAAGATGGGCATTATTCCACGCGCCAACACGCCCCCGACCACGCCGGAGGTCATAGTGATCAAGCAGCCCGCTGGCCAAGAGAATGCCCAGCCGGCGCCGAAGATCATTGTCCACCAGTCGGGCAGTGAGCTGCTCGAGAATCTCCATTCGGCTGCAGCTGCCGGCGTTCCCACTCCGGAAATCATCCACGTCATCACCAATGGGATCACCTCGCCACAGGAACATCTGGCGGGATTCGTTGGAGGGAACTCCAACAGCGGtcaggcggcggcagcggacCATCAGTCCGGGTTGGTCACCACACTCGTTAGCGTcatgctgctcctgctgatcGCCATTGCGGCGGGCTCGCTCTACGTTTATCGGAGGTATCACCACAAGAACTCAGCCGTCTACAATGCCAACGGGACGGTGACCACGTTGCCGGCGAACCCGGAGGTGGTTCTCACCGAGGCCGCGGCCCTGGGCAAAAACTTCCACGAGCCTCTGCCCGAACCGCCCGTGGTCTTTGCGGTCACGCCCCACTCGAACGAGG CACAACCAGAATTATATGACACGCCCAGCAACAACTCTTCGATCAAAACACCGCCCTACGCATATGCTAGGAAGGAGTCCCTGTACTCGGTGGTCTCGCCAAAGTCTCGCAAGGGCAGCTTGGACTCGCACCTGTACGACGAGATCCGgtaccaccagcagcagcatcacctCCATCAGCACCACCCTCGGAGCCACCAAAACGTCCAGCACTCCACCACTGCCTCCGCCTTTTTGCCAGCCAGGCCAGCAAGTGACCAGTTCTCCAACGGCGGTCACCATCCCCACCAGCGATCGCACCATGTCACCCACTTGATAATCCCGCCACAGAACTCCAACTTCCTGCAGGTTCCTGCCCAGATCACTGCCAAAAGAATTGCCCACCTGTGA
- the LOC108033398 gene encoding uncharacterized protein LOC108033398 isoform X2: MKRERSLRTLFLLLVFVIPLGSGQNSSLKINTNLKDIEAGALALPSIQGPGNICIREEPYLEVVQVPEMQPVRVRTSSWCMEIPPRCATYKTEMREVMRVQKLNKTRTVRFCCQGYEGNLSDSQATCKPICRGGCGRGSCVMPDSCSCEEGYVGKHCTQRCDHDRWGLDCKNPCQCQNGAACDNKSGLCHCLAGWTGQFCEQPCPQGTHGIMCRKACDCDEKPCNPQTGACIPQDHPLELNVSHVIVETVNSTLEKMGIIPRANTPPTTPEVIVIKQPAGQENAQPAPKIIVHQSGSELLENLHSAAAAGVPTPEIIHVITNGITSPQEHLAGFVGGNSNSGQAAAADHQSGLVTTLVSVMLLLLIAIAAGSLYVYRRYHHKNSAVYNANGTVTTLPANPEVVLTEAAALGKNFHEPLPEPPVVFAVTPHSNEGITTRII, encoded by the exons ATGAAACGGGAAAGGTCCCTAAGGACACTGTTCCTGCTCCTGGTATTCGTTATACCACTGGGCTCCGGGCAAAACAGCAGCCTGAAGATCAACACGAACCTGAAGGACATCGAAGCCGGCGCCCTGGCCCTGCCCTCGATCCAGGGGCCGGGCAACATCTGCATCCGCGAGGAGCCCTACCTGGAGGTGGTCCAGGTGCCGGAGATGCAGCCGGTGCGCGTGCGCACCTCCAGTTGGTGCATGGAGATCCCGCCGAGGTGCGCCACCTACAAGACGGAAATGCGCGAGGTGATGAGGGTCCAG AAACTGAACAAGACGCGAACAGTGCGCTTTTGCTGCCAGGGCTACGAGGGAAACCTCTCCGACAGCCAAGCCACCTGTAAGCCCATTTGTCGCGGcggctgtgggcgtggcagttgCGTAATGCCCGACTCCTGCAGCTGCGAGGAGGGCTACGTGGGCAAACATTGCACTCAAC GCTGTGATCACGATCGCTGGGGCTTGGACTGCAAGAATCCCTGCCAATGCCAAAATGGAGCAGCCTGTGACAACAAGTCTGGACTGTGTCACTGCCTGGCAGGTTGGACAGGGCAGTT TTGCGAACAGCCCTGTCCCCAGGGAACCCATGGCATTATGTGCCGCAAGGCCTGCGATTGCGACGAGAAGCCGTGCAATCCACAAACGGGTGCCTGCATCCCTCAGGACCATCCGCTGGAGCTGAATGTGAGCCACGTCATCGTGGAGACCGTCAACTCCACGCTGGAGAAGATGGGCATTATTCCACGCGCCAACACGCCCCCGACCACGCCGGAGGTCATAGTGATCAAGCAGCCCGCTGGCCAAGAGAATGCCCAGCCGGCGCCGAAGATCATTGTCCACCAGTCGGGCAGTGAGCTGCTCGAGAATCTCCATTCGGCTGCAGCTGCCGGCGTTCCCACTCCGGAAATCATCCACGTCATCACCAATGGGATCACCTCGCCACAGGAACATCTGGCGGGATTCGTTGGAGGGAACTCCAACAGCGGtcaggcggcggcagcggacCATCAGTCCGGGTTGGTCACCACACTCGTTAGCGTcatgctgctcctgctgatcGCCATTGCGGCGGGCTCGCTCTACGTTTATCGGAGGTATCACCACAAGAACTCAGCCGTCTACAATGCCAACGGGACGGTGACCACGTTGCCGGCGAACCCGGAGGTGGTTCTCACCGAGGCCGCGGCCCTGGGCAAAAACTTCCACGAGCCTCTGCCCGAACCGCCCGTGGTCTTTGCGGTCACGCCCCACTCGAACGAGGGTAT CACAACCAGAATTATATGA
- the LOC108033800 gene encoding zinc finger protein 512B yields the protein MKVFICLAALLVASACASKTEGEKVPLEKKLDKRGLLDLGYGYGHAGLDTGYLGHGSLSGHGYGLTGHSAPAAIAVGHSGPAIAVGHTAPAVAVHHAPAPYVISKQADVHKTITITKGIPVPVHVDRPYPVVHEKRVPVEVKVPVPQPYEVIRKVPVTVKEYVKVPVPVPQPYEVIRHEKVPVHVPVDRPVPVEVPRPYPVPVAKPYPVYVEKAVNVQVPVHVDRPYPVYVKVPVVSHSVVKHAPTVAVSSYPVSAIGHSAIGHDATVFADHHGYHK from the exons ATGAAAGTATTC ATCTGCTTAGCCGCTCTGCTGGTGGCCTCCGCCTGCGCCAGCAAAACCGAGGGTGAGAAGGTGCCGCTGGAGAAGAAGCTGGACAAGCGCGGCCTGCTCGACCTGGGCTACGGCTACGGCCACGCTGGCCTGGACACCGGCTACCTGGGACACGGCTCCCTCTCCGGCCACGGCTACGGCCTGACCGGACACTCGGCTCCCGCCGCCATCGCCGTGGGCCACAGTGGCCCCGCGATCGCCGTTGGACACACTGCCCCCGCCGTGGCTGTCCaccacgcccccgccccctATGTGATCAGCAAGCAGGCCGATGTCCACAAGACCATCACCATCACTAAGGGAATCCCCGTGCCCGTCCATGTGGACCGCCCCTACCCCGTGGTGCACGAGAAGCGCGTGCCCGTCGAGGTTAAGGTGCCCGTGCCCCAGCCTTACGAGGTGATCCGCAAGGTGCCCGTGACCGTCAAGGAGTACGTCAAGGTGCCCGTGCCAGTGCCCCAGCCCTACGAGGTCATCCGCCACGAGAAGGTGCCCGTCCATGTGCCCGTCGACCGCCCCGTGCCCGTTGAGGTGCCCAGGCCCTACCCCGTCCCGGTGGCCAAGCCCTACCCCGTCTACGTGGAGAAGGCCGTGAACGTCCAGGTGCCCGTGCACGTGGACCGTCCCTACCCCGTCTACGTGAAGGTGCCCGTGGTGTCCCACTCCGTGGTGAAGCACGCCCCCACCGTCGCCGTCAGCAGCTATCCCGTCAGCGCCATCGGCCACAGCGCCATTGGACACGACGCCACCGTCTTCGCCGACCACCATGGTTACCACAAGTAA